The Roseovarius indicus genome has a segment encoding these proteins:
- a CDS encoding molybdopterin-dependent oxidoreductase, protein MNKPEFRKPRHSSVTDGDIPGYCTFCRSRCGTLNRVRNGRLVSVQPLPEHPTGKAICPKGRAAPEVVHSARRLTKPLRRTRPKGDEDPGFEEISWDEALDEIAGNLAEYARESGPESVVFSFASPSAASISDSLPWLERFVWTYGSPNICWATELCNWHKDHMHKLTVGTGLPVPDYANSDLIVLWGHNPEKVWLAQAEKIAGALQRGAELVLVDPRKTGMASQAAQWLRVRPGSDGALALGLIRLLLADEGFDETFVRQWSNAPFLVREDTGALLRAGDAGLTPADAFVAFDASRGAPVAVDTRHALDPSLSENLDLFHTGEIALAGGGTVACKTAFAELRQASAPFTPEHVAETCNIDPKDLHAFARRLASAKSVSYYCWTGVGQQGNATQTDRAIACVFALTGQYDTPGGNVTWPSIPIEPISSYATLPREQAEKSLGYQTRPLGPASGGWVTGSEVYRGILEEKPYRVRALVSFGSNVLSSQPDPDRGRAALEKLDLQVHCDMFLNPSAMSADIILPVNSAWERDGLRAGFEISLAAQETLQLRPAMVPPRGEARSDFDIVAALAERLGFGEQFGHGDWDAAHDAILAPIGLTTDDLRGAPMGLTIPLEHSFRSYATPRPDGTVAGFPTPSRRVEFHSCKLQAHGYPAVPDFVPPEQPTKDAPLILTTAKSGYYCHTQHRGLNMLRRKSRTPRVDLHPDTAAQRGIAEGATVHLLRNGARITMEAHIDPALDPGVVVAGYGWWQGAPDIGAPAYEIRGESDANYNSLAGFDRLDPVSGAPAVRSMCCEVVPAGTATSPWTGYRPLTVTNATRIAPGVTELTLASENETPLTGFKPGQFISLRLPGAEDPTLSRSYSLTGLPGIAPTSYRVGIRRLDDGALSGALSDLKPGDSVLAAAPDGHFTLPVENEFPVVLIAAGIGITPFISLLEHVAQHGGPEIHLYYGSRNGAEHAFRDRIEALSTASGRITVHNFYSRPRPEETVDHLTGRLSPEKIDPALLARRARFYMCGPDEMLSTFRKSLDDMDVPAFEVFHERFTAPPRVSATDLAPQQVHFSRQNKTLRWTPADGSLLDLAGKHGLALPSGCRTGQCESCATAVISGEVGHYTEVETDDPQQCLTCQAYPVSSVTLDA, encoded by the coding sequence ATGAACAAGCCTGAGTTTCGCAAACCCCGGCACAGCTCCGTCACCGACGGGGACATACCCGGCTACTGCACCTTCTGCCGGTCCCGTTGCGGCACGCTGAACCGCGTCCGGAACGGCAGGCTCGTCTCGGTTCAGCCCCTGCCCGAGCACCCGACCGGAAAGGCGATCTGCCCCAAGGGCCGCGCCGCGCCCGAAGTGGTTCACAGCGCCCGCCGCCTGACGAAACCGCTCCGGCGCACCCGGCCCAAGGGCGATGAAGACCCCGGATTCGAGGAAATCAGCTGGGACGAGGCGCTCGACGAGATCGCCGGCAACCTGGCCGAATACGCGCGGGAAAGCGGCCCCGAAAGCGTCGTCTTCTCCTTCGCCTCCCCCAGCGCGGCATCGATCTCCGACAGCCTGCCATGGCTCGAACGCTTCGTGTGGACCTATGGCAGCCCCAACATCTGCTGGGCCACCGAGCTGTGCAACTGGCACAAGGACCACATGCACAAGCTGACGGTCGGCACCGGCCTGCCCGTACCGGATTACGCCAACAGTGACCTGATCGTGCTCTGGGGTCACAATCCCGAAAAGGTCTGGCTGGCCCAGGCCGAGAAGATCGCAGGCGCGCTTCAACGGGGGGCCGAGCTGGTGCTGGTCGACCCACGCAAAACCGGCATGGCATCGCAGGCCGCGCAATGGCTCCGCGTGCGGCCCGGCAGTGACGGCGCCCTCGCGCTCGGTCTCATCCGGCTGTTGCTCGCGGACGAGGGCTTCGACGAAACCTTCGTGCGCCAATGGTCCAACGCGCCCTTCCTCGTGCGCGAGGACACCGGCGCACTGCTCCGGGCCGGCGACGCGGGTCTCACGCCCGCCGACGCCTTCGTCGCCTTCGACGCCAGCCGGGGCGCGCCGGTGGCCGTCGACACCCGCCACGCACTCGATCCGTCACTCAGCGAAAACCTCGATCTCTTCCACACCGGCGAGATCGCCCTCGCTGGCGGCGGCACGGTCGCCTGCAAGACGGCCTTCGCCGAGCTCCGCCAGGCCAGCGCGCCCTTCACGCCCGAGCATGTCGCGGAAACCTGCAATATCGACCCGAAAGACCTCCACGCCTTCGCCCGCCGCCTCGCCTCCGCAAAAAGCGTCAGCTACTACTGCTGGACGGGCGTCGGACAACAGGGCAACGCCACCCAAACCGACCGCGCCATCGCCTGCGTCTTCGCCCTCACCGGCCAATACGACACACCGGGCGGCAACGTGACATGGCCCTCGATCCCCATCGAACCGATCAGCAGCTACGCAACGTTACCCCGGGAACAGGCGGAAAAATCGCTCGGCTACCAGACCCGCCCGCTCGGCCCCGCCAGCGGCGGCTGGGTCACCGGCAGCGAGGTCTACCGCGGCATCCTCGAGGAAAAGCCGTATCGCGTCCGCGCCCTCGTCAGCTTCGGCAGCAACGTCCTGTCCTCCCAGCCTGATCCTGACCGGGGCCGAGCGGCCCTCGAAAAGCTCGACCTGCAGGTTCACTGCGACATGTTCCTCAACCCCAGCGCCATGAGCGCCGATATCATCCTGCCCGTGAACAGCGCGTGGGAGCGGGATGGCCTGCGGGCCGGGTTCGAGATTTCACTGGCAGCGCAGGAAACGCTCCAGCTCCGGCCCGCCATGGTGCCCCCGCGCGGCGAAGCCCGTTCGGATTTCGACATCGTCGCAGCCCTGGCGGAGCGGCTGGGCTTCGGCGAACAGTTCGGTCACGGCGACTGGGATGCCGCGCATGACGCGATCCTGGCCCCGATCGGCCTGACGACCGACGATCTGCGCGGCGCCCCCATGGGCCTCACCATCCCGCTCGAGCACAGCTTCCGCAGCTATGCCACCCCGCGCCCCGACGGCACCGTGGCGGGCTTCCCGACCCCCTCCCGCCGGGTCGAATTCCATTCATGCAAGCTTCAGGCCCACGGCTACCCGGCCGTGCCCGATTTCGTGCCCCCCGAACAGCCGACCAAGGACGCCCCGCTGATCCTCACCACCGCCAAGAGCGGCTATTACTGCCACACCCAGCACCGCGGCCTGAACATGCTGCGGCGCAAGTCCCGCACGCCCCGGGTCGACCTGCACCCCGACACGGCGGCTCAGCGCGGCATCGCCGAGGGTGCAACCGTGCATCTTCTGCGCAACGGCGCGCGCATCACCATGGAAGCCCATATCGACCCCGCCCTCGACCCCGGCGTGGTGGTCGCCGGGTATGGCTGGTGGCAAGGGGCCCCCGACATCGGTGCGCCCGCCTACGAGATCCGCGGCGAGAGCGACGCAAACTACAATTCGCTCGCCGGCTTCGACCGGCTCGATCCGGTCAGCGGCGCGCCCGCCGTGCGCTCGATGTGCTGCGAGGTGGTGCCGGCCGGCACCGCCACCTCCCCCTGGACGGGCTATCGTCCGCTGACGGTGACCAATGCCACCCGTATCGCGCCCGGCGTGACCGAGCTGACATTGGCCTCGGAAAACGAAACACCGCTGACCGGCTTCAAGCCGGGGCAGTTCATCTCGCTCCGCCTCCCCGGTGCGGAAGACCCGACGCTCTCCCGCTCCTACTCCCTGACCGGCCTGCCCGGCATCGCACCCACGAGCTACCGCGTCGGCATACGGCGGCTGGATGACGGCGCACTCTCCGGCGCGCTGAGCGACCTGAAACCGGGCGACAGCGTTCTCGCCGCCGCCCCCGACGGCCACTTCACCCTGCCCGTGGAGAACGAATTCCCTGTGGTGCTGATCGCGGCCGGCATCGGCATCACCCCGTTCATCAGCCTGCTGGAGCATGTCGCACAGCACGGCGGCCCGGAAATCCACCTCTACTACGGCTCCCGCAACGGTGCGGAACATGCCTTCCGGGACAGGATCGAGGCGCTGAGCACGGCAAGCGGGCGCATCACCGTCCACAACTTCTACAGCCGCCCGCGCCCGGAAGAGACGGTCGATCACCTCACCGGGCGGCTCTCGCCCGAAAAGATCGACCCGGCCCTGCTCGCCCGGCGCGCGCGGTTCTACATGTGCGGCCCCGACGAGATGCTGAGCACCTTCCGCAAAAGTCTCGACGACATGGATGTGCCCGCCTTCGAAGTGTTTCACGAACGTTTCACCGCGCCGCCGCGCGTTTCGGCCACC
- a CDS encoding ABC transporter ATP-binding protein, which produces MSSITLENVTKRYGSLTTVDKLNLDIQKEEFLAFLGPSGCGKTTTLRMIAGLTLPDDGAIHFGSRDVTFLPPYSRNAGIVFQSYALFPHMTIADNVAFGLQMRKIAKSDIGPQVTRALQLVQMEHLAGRMPHELSGGQQQRAALARAIVYEPDALLLDEPLSALDAKLRLEVRNELRALQKTLGLTTVFVTHDQDEAISVADRIAVMSGGRIEQVGTPTEIYERPANRFVAEFIGASNFLTGQDVGAGQFKLTSGQTVGFGHAGARAERGTISIRPEKIRLSESRNHDETGNGHGMDATVKSVIYRGALTEVLMNVGSEEITAHCQNFDTAGPKRFAPGDTVYAHWAPDAAVLL; this is translated from the coding sequence ATGTCCAGCATCACCCTCGAAAACGTCACCAAGCGCTACGGCAGCCTGACGACCGTCGACAAGCTCAACCTCGACATCCAGAAGGAAGAATTCCTGGCTTTCCTTGGGCCGTCGGGATGCGGCAAGACGACGACCCTGCGCATGATCGCAGGGCTGACCCTGCCCGACGACGGCGCCATTCATTTCGGCAGCCGCGACGTGACCTTCCTGCCGCCCTATTCGCGGAACGCCGGGATCGTCTTCCAAAGCTACGCGCTCTTCCCCCACATGACGATTGCCGACAACGTCGCCTTCGGCCTTCAGATGCGCAAGATCGCCAAGTCCGACATCGGCCCGCAGGTGACCCGCGCGCTTCAGCTCGTGCAGATGGAACACCTTGCAGGGCGGATGCCGCACGAGCTTTCCGGCGGGCAACAGCAACGCGCCGCGCTGGCCCGCGCCATCGTCTACGAACCGGACGCCCTGCTGCTCGACGAACCGCTCTCAGCGCTGGATGCCAAGCTTCGGCTGGAAGTCCGCAACGAACTGCGCGCCCTGCAGAAAACGCTGGGCCTCACCACCGTCTTCGTGACCCACGACCAGGACGAGGCGATCAGCGTCGCCGACCGCATCGCCGTCATGTCGGGCGGACGCATCGAACAGGTCGGCACGCCCACCGAAATCTACGAGCGGCCCGCCAACCGTTTCGTGGCCGAATTCATCGGCGCCTCGAACTTCCTGACCGGACAGGATGTCGGCGCCGGACAATTCAAGCTGACCAGCGGGCAGACCGTAGGCTTCGGCCATGCCGGCGCCCGGGCCGAGCGCGGTACAATCTCGATCCGCCCCGAGAAGATCCGCCTCAGCGAAAGCCGCAACCACGACGAGACCGGCAACGGCCACGGCATGGATGCCACCGTGAAATCGGTGATCTACCGCGGCGCCCTGACCGAGGTATTGATGAACGTGGGCTCGGAAGAAATTACCGCCCATTGCCAGAACTTCGACACGGCCGGTCCGAAACGTTTTGCCCCCGGCGACACCGTCTATGCACATTGGGCCCCCGACGCGGCCGTGCTCCTGTGA
- a CDS encoding ABC transporter permease: MSASRKPGPSAFDIAMMISAGLAFLVLILPLASVIWVSFFENKIISFPPKGYTLDWYANAWDMPRFRQGFFMSLKVGAIATGVSILVGVPAALYLARTSFRGREAIQTVLLGPLIVPGIVSGAALFMFLIELEVFSGLQLAQTFAGLCIAHSLIALPWTVRLVTASLVGMNRQVEEAALTMGARPLTVFMRVTLPAIRPGIVAGGLFAFVISFIDLEKSLFLVGPGATTLPIAIINYLEWNIDPTIAAVATVQIASIALVMIVTNRFFKLTRAF; this comes from the coding sequence ATGTCCGCGTCGCGCAAACCCGGGCCGTCGGCCTTCGACATCGCCATGATGATCTCGGCGGGCCTGGCCTTCCTCGTGCTGATCCTGCCGCTCGCCTCGGTGATCTGGGTCAGCTTCTTCGAAAACAAGATCATCAGCTTCCCGCCCAAGGGCTACACGCTCGACTGGTACGCGAATGCCTGGGACATGCCCCGCTTCCGCCAGGGCTTCTTCATGAGCCTCAAGGTGGGGGCCATCGCCACCGGCGTCAGCATCCTTGTCGGGGTGCCCGCCGCACTCTATCTCGCGCGCACCAGTTTCCGCGGGCGTGAGGCGATCCAGACCGTTCTGCTCGGGCCGCTCATCGTGCCGGGCATCGTGTCGGGCGCTGCGCTCTTCATGTTCCTGATCGAGCTCGAGGTCTTTTCCGGCCTGCAACTGGCACAGACCTTTGCCGGGCTCTGCATTGCCCACAGCCTGATCGCCCTGCCCTGGACGGTGCGGCTTGTGACGGCCTCGCTCGTCGGCATGAACCGTCAGGTCGAGGAAGCGGCGCTGACGATGGGTGCCCGCCCGCTCACCGTATTCATGCGCGTTACCCTGCCCGCCATCCGGCCCGGCATCGTGGCCGGCGGTCTCTTCGCCTTCGTGATCTCGTTCATCGACCTCGAGAAATCACTCTTTCTCGTCGGGCCCGGCGCCACCACGCTGCCGATCGCGATCATCAATTACCTGGAGTGGAACATCGATCCGACCATCGCCGCCGTGGCGACGGTTCAGATCGCCAGCATCGCGCTGGTGATGATCGTCACCAACCGCTTCTTCAAGCTTACACGCGCCTTTTAA
- a CDS encoding ABC transporter permease, whose product MTSTDASDIPADRKVRRPRGGTSFAFLPVPSLLLVIFGLCLPLLLMARYSFAEFDPRDMAIQGLTLENYAKFFTDPFYRDVLLRTVGVAALTTLLCLILGVPAAHLISRTKSARLRTILILASIIPLLMGNAVRVAGWMVLLSDRGLVNESLLFLGLIDEPIRIMYTLSAVLLSLVAVLLPFMIITLQSVFDRVSADYEDAAATMGAKPATAFFRIFVPLAMPGIYSGGLLVFILGMNAYASPVLLGGPTFHMMAPAVYEQAIEAFNWPFAASLAFVLMVATLILTVASSLFLQKRYGRM is encoded by the coding sequence GTGACTTCCACCGACGCTTCCGACATCCCGGCGGACCGCAAGGTCCGCCGCCCCCGGGGCGGAACGTCCTTCGCGTTCCTGCCCGTTCCCAGCCTTCTGCTGGTCATCTTCGGCCTTTGCCTGCCGCTCCTCCTGATGGCGCGCTACAGCTTCGCCGAGTTCGACCCGCGTGACATGGCGATCCAGGGCCTGACCCTCGAAAACTACGCCAAGTTCTTCACCGATCCGTTCTATCGCGACGTTCTGCTGCGCACCGTCGGCGTCGCCGCGCTCACCACGCTGCTGTGCCTCATCCTCGGCGTCCCCGCAGCCCACCTGATTTCGCGCACCAAGTCTGCCCGTCTGCGCACCATCCTCATCCTTGCCTCGATCATCCCCCTGCTCATGGGCAACGCCGTGCGGGTCGCCGGCTGGATGGTCTTGCTGTCCGACCGCGGCCTCGTCAACGAAAGCCTGCTGTTCCTCGGCCTGATCGACGAGCCGATCCGCATCATGTACACGCTCTCGGCCGTGCTGCTCAGCCTCGTCGCCGTCCTCCTGCCGTTCATGATCATCACGCTGCAAAGCGTCTTCGACAGGGTTTCCGCCGATTACGAGGATGCCGCCGCAACCATGGGCGCGAAACCGGCCACCGCCTTTTTCCGCATCTTCGTTCCGCTCGCCATGCCCGGCATCTATTCGGGCGGCCTGCTGGTCTTCATCCTCGGGATGAATGCCTATGCCAGCCCCGTGCTGCTGGGCGGGCCCACCTTCCACATGATGGCCCCGGCCGTCTACGAACAGGCCATCGAAGCCTTCAACTGGCCCTTCGCGGCAAGCCTGGCCTTCGTCCTCATGGTCGCCACGCTCATCCTGACCGTGGCCTCCAGCCTGTTCCTTCAGAAACGCTACGGGAGGATGTAA
- a CDS encoding ABC transporter substrate-binding protein, which translates to MKRDDRFQLSRRAFVAGSGAAMAAATLPGRASALSGDLVVSNWGGSWNDYMYDSFERSAFADNGVDLVKDLAPVSERKTRLLAERRLPRSSVDVTWLSDSDAFEMNDQNVLEEIDYSQLSNADTIIPQLQSPYYVPAIYGGVVVLYNPNTVSTPPTSFADLWNPEYKGRVGLYDQIYFNYIYAAALVAGGDMSNVEPAFDKLMEMKEEIQPRLYPSHDALAAGFENGEIDISANYSARAQLWNANGLPIEMAYPDEGAIAIAFGVGVPKKASNREAAYAYLDAMLSPDGMANIARKTYYSVATTDASLSQEEKEKLEFTDAQKEKLHFVDYDYAAENDNAWLDWWNKEFKG; encoded by the coding sequence ATGAAACGTGATGACAGATTTCAACTGAGCCGCCGTGCCTTCGTGGCCGGATCGGGTGCCGCGATGGCGGCCGCCACCCTTCCGGGCCGCGCCAGCGCCCTTTCCGGCGATCTGGTCGTGTCCAACTGGGGTGGGTCGTGGAACGATTACATGTACGACTCCTTCGAACGCAGCGCGTTCGCGGATAACGGCGTCGATCTCGTGAAGGATCTGGCCCCGGTCTCGGAGCGCAAGACGCGGCTGCTGGCGGAACGCCGCCTGCCCCGCAGCTCGGTCGACGTGACCTGGCTGAGCGACAGCGACGCCTTCGAGATGAACGATCAGAACGTGCTGGAAGAGATCGATTACAGCCAGCTGTCGAATGCCGACACGATCATCCCGCAGCTGCAGTCGCCCTACTACGTTCCGGCCATCTACGGCGGCGTTGTCGTGCTCTACAATCCGAACACCGTCTCCACCCCGCCGACCAGCTTCGCCGATCTGTGGAACCCGGAATACAAGGGCCGCGTCGGGCTCTACGACCAAATCTACTTCAACTACATCTACGCGGCGGCCCTCGTCGCGGGCGGCGACATGAGCAATGTCGAGCCGGCCTTCGACAAGCTGATGGAGATGAAGGAAGAGATCCAGCCACGCCTCTACCCCTCCCATGACGCGCTGGCCGCCGGCTTCGAGAATGGCGAGATCGACATCTCCGCCAACTACAGCGCCCGCGCGCAACTCTGGAATGCGAACGGACTGCCGATCGAGATGGCCTATCCCGACGAAGGCGCGATCGCGATTGCCTTCGGCGTGGGCGTTCCGAAAAAGGCCTCGAACCGCGAGGCGGCCTACGCCTATCTCGACGCGATGCTTTCGCCCGACGGCATGGCCAACATCGCCCGCAAGACCTACTACTCGGTCGCGACCACCGATGCCTCCCTTTCGCAAGAGGAAAAGGAGAAGCTCGAATTCACCGACGCGCAGAAGGAAAAGCTGCACTTCGTCGACTACGATTATGCGGCCGAGAACGACAACGCGTGGCTCGACTGGTGGAACAAGGAGTTCAAGGGGTGA
- a CDS encoding LysR family transcriptional regulator, which translates to MNVTIRQIRYFVATAEAGQVSRAAEICNITQSSITLAINRLEDELGQKLFVRQSRGMLLTAQGEDFLRHCHAILQTLDDAMELRPAVPSDLTATIRVGMTGTIAGYVFPPFWRKFKREFPRITLAVVEAEYAELEKALLADELDMVMMLISNIRRSDACTYEKLLESPRRLWLANSNPLANKERISLADLKDQDYIVPTMDAHEGMIERYWVANGFEPKVLFRSYALEALRSMVGNDLGVSILSDMVYRSFSLEGRRIVRRDLVEPPPSSDVGIAWRKDEALSVAGKTFLSMLRSETSGL; encoded by the coding sequence ATGAATGTGACCATCCGCCAGATCCGGTACTTCGTGGCCACCGCCGAAGCGGGGCAGGTCTCTCGCGCTGCGGAAATATGCAACATCACACAGTCGTCGATCACGCTTGCGATCAACCGGCTGGAAGACGAGCTGGGCCAGAAGTTGTTCGTGCGGCAGTCGCGGGGTATGTTGCTGACCGCCCAGGGCGAGGATTTTCTCAGGCATTGTCATGCGATCCTGCAGACACTGGACGACGCGATGGAGCTGCGCCCGGCGGTTCCCAGTGACCTGACGGCCACCATCCGTGTCGGCATGACCGGCACGATCGCGGGGTATGTGTTTCCGCCGTTCTGGCGGAAGTTCAAGCGCGAGTTTCCCCGGATCACCCTTGCGGTGGTCGAGGCGGAGTATGCCGAGCTTGAGAAGGCGTTGCTGGCGGACGAGTTGGATATGGTGATGATGCTGATCTCCAACATCCGCCGGAGCGATGCCTGTACCTACGAGAAGCTGCTGGAATCGCCCAGGCGGCTTTGGCTGGCCAACAGCAATCCGCTGGCCAACAAGGAGCGCATCTCGCTGGCCGATCTGAAGGACCAGGATTACATCGTGCCGACCATGGACGCGCACGAGGGCATGATCGAGCGCTACTGGGTCGCCAACGGATTCGAACCCAAGGTGCTGTTCCGAAGCTACGCGCTCGAGGCGCTGCGCAGCATGGTGGGGAATGATCTCGGCGTTTCGATCCTGTCGGACATGGTCTATCGCTCGTTCTCGCTGGAGGGGCGCCGGATCGTGCGGCGTGATCTTGTCGAACCGCCCCCGAGTTCGGATGTCGGCATCGCGTGGCGCAAGGATGAGGCGTTGAGCGTTGCCGGCAAGACGTTCCTGTCAATGCTGCGCTCTGAGACGTCGGGCCTGTAG
- a CDS encoding DUF3644 domain-containing protein: MAENEQEKPKKKKKRRGNTLENWEVAIVKAMIARGSPFANDQDILAYFTRPTRSVNHRLISEIRSEAKHKAIKPASDDDLDAFLATWPDIDHETGLSVRGDELLIKAREAMIAAVQTFNSAGLTFRAELFIVTAIIAWTYLLHAWFKREGIDYRYPGQTTKEGADKFWELGHCLKQGKCPAKGGVAKNLQFLIEIRHEIEHRSTSRIDDALGAKLQSCALNFNDLLKKEFGAQYGLEKRLPIALQFVSFGSEQRSALKKASGLPKNLEAAIDAFEHSLDEEQMKDSAYRMSYGFVPMAAKKPGAADMAVQIVSPGSSEAGEIEKIIFKEVNKNRYPPGKVVEKVQAAGFPKFSMHDHTQLWKKRDAKKDGKGFGCPGDYKGSWVWFDRWVEEVISHCEAEGERYR, translated from the coding sequence TTGGCAGAGAACGAGCAAGAGAAACCCAAAAAGAAGAAAAAACGGCGCGGTAATACCCTGGAGAACTGGGAAGTCGCGATCGTGAAGGCCATGATCGCCCGCGGCAGCCCGTTCGCAAATGATCAGGACATCCTCGCGTACTTCACGCGCCCGACACGATCAGTGAATCATCGGCTCATCAGCGAGATTCGGAGTGAGGCGAAGCACAAGGCGATCAAGCCCGCGAGCGATGACGATCTTGATGCATTCCTCGCGACATGGCCCGACATCGACCATGAGACCGGACTGAGCGTCCGGGGCGATGAACTCCTCATCAAAGCCCGCGAAGCGATGATCGCTGCCGTGCAAACCTTCAACAGTGCGGGCCTGACGTTCCGCGCTGAACTCTTTATCGTTACCGCTATAATCGCCTGGACTTATCTCCTTCATGCTTGGTTCAAGAGAGAGGGTATCGACTACCGTTACCCTGGCCAGACGACAAAGGAAGGTGCTGACAAGTTCTGGGAACTCGGCCACTGCCTGAAACAGGGCAAGTGTCCGGCGAAGGGCGGCGTAGCGAAGAACCTTCAGTTCCTGATTGAAATCCGGCATGAGATCGAGCACCGCTCAACGAGCCGGATCGATGATGCCCTCGGCGCGAAACTCCAGTCCTGCGCGCTGAACTTCAACGACCTCCTGAAGAAGGAATTCGGGGCGCAGTACGGCCTCGAGAAACGCCTTCCGATCGCGCTCCAGTTCGTGTCTTTCGGCAGCGAGCAGCGGTCTGCTCTCAAGAAGGCGTCTGGGCTGCCCAAGAACCTTGAAGCGGCAATCGATGCATTCGAGCACAGTTTAGACGAGGAGCAGATGAAGGATTCTGCATACCGTATGTCCTATGGCTTTGTGCCTATGGCAGCAAAGAAACCTGGTGCTGCTGACATGGCCGTTCAGATCGTTTCACCAGGCAGTTCGGAGGCGGGAGAGATCGAGAAGATCATCTTCAAAGAGGTGAACAAGAACCGCTACCCTCCTGGCAAGGTCGTCGAGAAGGTTCAGGCGGCAGGCTTCCCGAAATTCAGCATGCATGATCACACGCAGCTCTGGAAGAAGAGAGATGCGAAGAAAGACGGCAAGGGCTTCGGTTGTCCGGGCGACTATAAAGGCAGCTGGGTGTGGTTCGACCGTTGGGTCGAAGAAGTTATTTCTCACTGCGAGGCCGAAGGCGAGCGATATCGTTGA